From Brassica oleracea var. oleracea cultivar TO1000 chromosome C3, BOL, whole genome shotgun sequence, a single genomic window includes:
- the LOC106335189 gene encoding DNA (cytosine-5)-methyltransferase CMT3 → MAPKRKVPSTEVDISGPTSTRPKRSPKAPVEVAAEPKRYRPTFKVELVVDSEKDPSWVLDEPIADSEARTTWPERYQVIQKKEVVPLPKKKKKKYVEEEEIFLARRHFRRAILDESITYNLFDDAHVQSDEDEKPFICKIVEIFEGSDGKMYFTAQWFYRACDTAIQKHEEMIDDKRVFISDIKDVNSMGVLLNKLKILMIPLTENTEVTESCDYYCNMKYRLPFSTLEALQSSQCITPNQRTDATMLDLYCGCGAMSTGLCMGAQLSGLNLVTKWAVDTSKYAVQSIKYNHPETEVRNESAEDFLYLLKEWEKLCIHFSLIESADSEKYENLYGMSAVEEVEDGSDESDVKDGGEVFEVEKIVGIKKEEGGGLHLKVRWENYGPSHDTWEPIENLSNCRKKIKEFVVHGFKTSILPLPGGVDVVCGGPPCQGISGYNRFRNTKEPLKDKKNEQLLEYMKIVEFLKPKYVLMENVVDMLRFVDGFLARYAVGRLVQMNYQTRMGMMAAGSYGLAQFRRRFFLWGAMSSERLPQFPLPTHDVVNRGNVPVNFDRNVVAYEQKDTVKLAKKILLSDVITDLPVVANSERRAEMAYVKDPQTPFQRFIRSTQQGMFASPQDSKSNSTNDVLYDHHPLNLNKDDYQRVCRIPKKKGANFRDLPGVTVNGYNRVELDPKIPRIYLESSNPLIPEYAIKFVNGRSTKPFGRLWWDETVPTVIGRAEPHNHVIIHPSQDRVLTVRENARLQGFPDYYRLFGPTKEKYKQVGNAVAVPVASALGFALGQAFQGHTSGNDPLFTLPEGFPKPTF, encoded by the exons ATGGCTCCAAAGCGTAAGGTTCCTTCTACTGAGGTTGATATCTCCGGTCCCACCTCAACTAGGCCGAAGAGAAGTCCCAAGGCGCCGGTGGAAGTTGCCGCTGAGCCGAAACGTTACCGACCTACGTTCAAGGTAGAGTTGGTGGTGGACTCCGAGAAGGATCCGTCCTGGGTTCTAGATGAGCCGATTGCTGATTCGGAGGCTAGGACTACGTGGCCCGAGAGGTATCAAGTCATCCAG AAGAAGGAAGTTGTACCTTTACCAAAGAAGAAAAAGAAAAA GTATGTTGAGGAAGAGGAGATTTTCCTTGCGCGACGCCATTTTCGACGGGCCATCCTTGATGAATCCATCACATACAACCTCTTCGATGATGCTCATGTGCAG TCTGACGAGGACGAAAAGCCTTTCATTTGCAAGATCGTCGAAATCTTTGAAGGATCTGATGGCAAAATGTACTTTACTGCTCAATGGTTTTACCGTGCGTGTGATACC GCGATCCAAAAGCACGAAGAAATGATCGATGACAAACGTGTTTTTATCTCGGACATAAAAGATGTAAACTCAATGGGCGTTCTTCTCAACAAATTGAAGATTCTGATGATCCCATTAACG GAAAATACTGAAGTGACTGAAAGCTGTGATTACTACTGCAACATGAAATATCGCCTGCCTTTTTCAACACTTGAAGCTTTGCAATCAAGTCAGTGTATTACGCCTAATCAACGAACGGATGCTACAATGTTAGACTTGTATTGTGGGTGTGGAGCCATGTCAACTGGCCTATGCATGGGAGCTCAGCTGTCAGGGCTTAATCTTGTCACG AAATGGGCTGTTGACACAAGCAAGTATGCTGTTCAAAGCATAAAGTATAACCACCCGGAAACAGAA GTGAGAAACGAGTCCGCAGAAGATTTTCTGTATCTGCTCAAGGAGTGGGAGAAATTATGCATTCATTTCTCTTTGATCGAATCTGCGGATTCAGAAAAATACGAAAACCTTTATGGGATGTCCGCTGTGGAAGAGGTTGAAGATGGCAGCGATGAGAGTGATGTCAAAGACGGTGGAGAGGTTTTTGAAGTTGAAAAGATTGTTGGTATTAAGAAAGAGGAAGGAGGTGGACTCCATCTGAAG GTCCGGTGGGAGAACTATGGGCCTTCCCATGACACATGGGAACCTATTGAAAATCTTAG CAATTGCCGTAAGAAAATTAAAGAGTTCGTTGTGCATGGATTTAAAACAAGCATCCTTCCATTACCG GGAGGTGTTGATGTTGTTTGTGGAGGTCCTCCATGCCAAGGAATTAGCGGTTACAACAGATTCAGGAACACAAAAGAGCCGCTAAAAGATAAAAAGAACGAGCAGCTTCTTGAATACATGAAAATTGTGGAGTTTCTGAAGCCCAAGTATGTTCTGATGGAGAATGTGGTAGATATGCTTAGGTTTGTTGATGGCTTTCTTGCGCGCTATGCTGTGGGACGGCTTGTCCAAATGAATTATCAGACAAGAATGGGTATGATGGCGGCAGGGTCGTATGGCCTTGCTCAGTTCCGCAGGCGGTTCTTCTTATGGGGTGCAATGTCTAGCGAG AGGCTTCCTCAGTTCCCACTTCCAACTCATGATGTTGTCAATAGAGGAAATGTTCCTGTAAACTTTGAT AGAAACGTAGTGGCTTATGAACAAAAAGACACTGTGAAGTTGGCAAAGAAAATCTTACTCTCAGATGTCATTACCGACCTTCCAGTT GTTGCAAACAGTGAAAGGAGGGCGGAGATGGCATATGTCAAAGATCCTCAGACGCCATTTCAACGATTTATCAGATCGACGCAACAAG GAATGTTTGCTTCACCTCAAGATTCCAAGTCAAACTCAACAAACGATGTGTTGTACGATCACCATCCTTTGAATCTTAACAAAGATGATTATCAACGTGTCTGTAGGATCCCCAAGAAGAAG GGAGCGAATTTCAGGGACTTACCTGGTGTAACTGTTAATGGTTATAATAGAGTTGAATTGGATCCTAAAATCCCCAGGATCTATCTTGAATCCAGTAACCCGTTG ATTCCAGAATACGCCATAAAATTTGTCAACGGAAGATCAACGAA ACCCTTTGGACGGCTTTGGTGGGATGAAACTGTCCCAACTGTTATCGGAAGAGCCGAGCCACACAATCAT GTCATCATCCACCCAAGCCAAGACCGTGTCTTGACTGTGCGAGAGAACGCGAGGCTCCAGGGCTTCCCTGATTATTATAGACTATTTGGCCCTACCAAGGAAAA GTACAAACAAGTTGGGAATGCGGTTGCAGTACCAGTTGCTAGTGCACTTGGATTCGCATTAGGACAAGCTTTCCAAGGCCACACAAGTGGTAATGATCCACTTTTCACTCTGCCCGAAGGTTTTCCAAAACCAACCTTCTGA
- the LOC106335194 gene encoding uncharacterized protein LOC106335194: MPGRPKKKRIKAAHESPTRPYRVTRDGRTVTCGNCQQVGHNRITCKNAAHVVQGPKRKRGRPFKLSGEGETNPKRPRRQKKTQSQPSINAPDVTSSCPKASTIPSSSTATDAATWPPSTGRARGRPPGRGQARREVVPRGHGVYISLFTDSI, translated from the exons ATGCCCGGACGTCCTAAGAAAAAGAGGATTAAAGCAGCACATGAGTCACCTACAAGACCCTATCGAGTAACTCGTGATGGCAGAACAGTGACGTGTGGTAATTGCCAACAGGTTGGACATAACCGAATCACTTGTAAGAATGCAGCTCATGTAGTTCAAGGTCCAAAACGTAAACGTGGAAGACCATTTAAATTGTCT GGGGAAGGAGAAACAAATCCAAAACGACCAAGGAGACAAAAGAAAACACAATCCCAACCTTCCATCAACGCACCTGATGTTACATCTTCATGTCCTAAGGCATCGACAATACCATCTTCTTCAACTGCAACAGATGCAGCAACATGGCCACCTTCAACAGGTCGTGCCCGTGGACGTCCTCCTGGACGAGGACAAGCACGTAGAGAGGTTGTTCCAAGGGGGCATGGAGTCTACATAAGTCTATTTACCGATAGTATTTGA